Proteins encoded by one window of Babylonia areolata isolate BAREFJ2019XMU chromosome 8, ASM4173473v1, whole genome shotgun sequence:
- the LOC143284818 gene encoding uncharacterized protein LOC143284818 isoform X1: MPMDVHFARGESTDIRSGAMRQQERRLSVSVLALLLMASSTSSSSGAAAEGGQPGTFCVPDGWQSGRAVTRGMWVEGSRSRKPVVTSSLGDVIYSSSLQKLWVDEDTWTSGGVPMTRIYDYPGKVLYTVRGRDGEKNQTCSKTPLLSPFKPLCVPANANMTHYKSYYGATAPYIEYFLEFAGRVTGPGQDDDDVSYRVSLSRDYDTPLFQQQWGRENGERFFQTSEFYNSTIWGRVPANIFDPPHICDNASLATRTPRTSEQGMETRGTFFLL, encoded by the exons AAGCGGAGCCATGAGGCAGCAAGAACGTCGTCTCAGCGTCTCCGTGCTGGCGCTGTTGCTGATGGCGTCGTCCACGTCATCATCATCCGGGGCTGCTGCGGAGGGGGGACAACCCGGAACGTTCTGTGTGCCTGACGGATGGCAGTCCGGCCGAGCGGTCACCcgggggatgtgggtggaggggtCAAGGTCAAGGAAGCCGGTGGTTACCTCG AGCCTAGGTGACGTCATCTACTCCTCATCCCTCCAGAAGCTTTGGGTGGATGAGGACACGTGGACTAGCGGCGGCGTGCCGATGACGCGGATCTACGACTACCCAGGG AAAGTTCTTTACACTGTGCGtggaagagacggagagaagaaCCAGACCTGTAGCAAAACCCCTCTGCTCTCCCCTTTCAAACCTCTGTGTGTGCCAg CGAACGCTAACATGACGCACTACAAGTCGTACTACGGAGCGACGGCGCCCTACATTGAGTACTTCCTGGAGTTTGCTGGCAGAGTGACGGGCCCTGGACAGGACGACGATGACGTCAGCTACCGCGTGTCGCTGTCACGTGATTACGACACGCCCCTCTTCCAGCagcagtgggggagagagaatggag AGAGGTTTTTCCAGACCTCAGAATTCTACAACAGCACCATCTGGGGCCGTGTTCCTGCCAACATCTTTGACCCACCACACATCTGTGACAACGCCTCTCTCGCCACG AGAACGCCAAGAACTTCAGAACAAGGGATGGAGACACGAGGGACTTTCTTCCTGCTGTGA
- the LOC143284818 gene encoding uncharacterized protein LOC143284818 isoform X2 encodes MRQQERRLSVSVLALLLMASSTSSSSGAAAEGGQPGTFCVPDGWQSGRAVTRGMWVEGSRSRKPVVTSSLGDVIYSSSLQKLWVDEDTWTSGGVPMTRIYDYPGKVLYTVRGRDGEKNQTCSKTPLLSPFKPLCVPANANMTHYKSYYGATAPYIEYFLEFAGRVTGPGQDDDDVSYRVSLSRDYDTPLFQQQWGRENGERFFQTSEFYNSTIWGRVPANIFDPPHICDNASLATRTPRTSEQGMETRGTFFLL; translated from the exons ATGAGGCAGCAAGAACGTCGTCTCAGCGTCTCCGTGCTGGCGCTGTTGCTGATGGCGTCGTCCACGTCATCATCATCCGGGGCTGCTGCGGAGGGGGGACAACCCGGAACGTTCTGTGTGCCTGACGGATGGCAGTCCGGCCGAGCGGTCACCcgggggatgtgggtggaggggtCAAGGTCAAGGAAGCCGGTGGTTACCTCG AGCCTAGGTGACGTCATCTACTCCTCATCCCTCCAGAAGCTTTGGGTGGATGAGGACACGTGGACTAGCGGCGGCGTGCCGATGACGCGGATCTACGACTACCCAGGG AAAGTTCTTTACACTGTGCGtggaagagacggagagaagaaCCAGACCTGTAGCAAAACCCCTCTGCTCTCCCCTTTCAAACCTCTGTGTGTGCCAg CGAACGCTAACATGACGCACTACAAGTCGTACTACGGAGCGACGGCGCCCTACATTGAGTACTTCCTGGAGTTTGCTGGCAGAGTGACGGGCCCTGGACAGGACGACGATGACGTCAGCTACCGCGTGTCGCTGTCACGTGATTACGACACGCCCCTCTTCCAGCagcagtgggggagagagaatggag AGAGGTTTTTCCAGACCTCAGAATTCTACAACAGCACCATCTGGGGCCGTGTTCCTGCCAACATCTTTGACCCACCACACATCTGTGACAACGCCTCTCTCGCCACG AGAACGCCAAGAACTTCAGAACAAGGGATGGAGACACGAGGGACTTTCTTCCTGCTGTGA